A window of Acidobacteriota bacterium contains these coding sequences:
- the era gene encoding GTPase Era, whose translation MAQKNRKQKSGFVAFIGRPNAGKSTLLNRLVGEKIAIVSDKPQTTRTRIRGILTKPEGQVVFLDTPGIHKPGYKLNRRMMTVVADALLSVDLLLLMVDATQAKGAGDKFVLDMLRHVEKPVFLLLNKIDKIADKSRLLSLIKSYTAEREFAEVIPLSALKKDNVDLLLEKIFAYLPEGEPFYEADDLTDQPERVLVAELVREKILQVTKEELPYVTAVVTERWEETDESLKIYCLIYVEKASHKSIIIGRGGERLKEIGTAARQEIEKFLGRKIFLGLHVKVREHWRDDERVLDELGIQE comes from the coding sequence TTGGCTCAGAAAAATCGTAAACAGAAATCGGGATTTGTCGCTTTTATCGGGCGTCCCAACGCCGGTAAATCAACCTTGTTGAATAGACTGGTGGGCGAAAAAATCGCCATCGTCTCCGATAAACCGCAAACCACCCGCACACGTATTCGCGGCATTTTGACCAAACCCGAAGGTCAAGTGGTGTTTCTCGATACGCCGGGCATTCATAAACCGGGCTACAAATTGAACCGGCGAATGATGACTGTGGTTGCCGACGCTTTGCTTTCGGTAGACCTGTTGTTGCTGATGGTTGACGCGACGCAAGCCAAAGGCGCGGGCGACAAATTCGTGCTCGATATGCTCAGACACGTCGAAAAGCCGGTATTTTTGCTGCTCAATAAAATCGATAAAATCGCCGATAAGAGCCGCTTGCTCAGTTTAATTAAAAGTTACACGGCTGAACGCGAATTTGCCGAAGTGATTCCGCTATCCGCGCTCAAAAAAGATAATGTTGATTTGTTGCTCGAAAAAATTTTTGCGTATCTGCCCGAAGGCGAACCGTTTTATGAAGCCGACGATTTGACCGACCAACCCGAACGTGTGCTGGTTGCCGAACTGGTGCGCGAAAAAATTTTGCAGGTCACCAAAGAAGAGTTGCCTTATGTGACGGCAGTAGTAACCGAACGTTGGGAAGAGACCGATGAGTCATTGAAAATTTATTGTTTGATTTATGTGGAAAAGGCTTCGCATAAATCCATCATCATCGGGCGCGGCGGCGAACGTCTGAAAGAGATCGGCACGGCGGCGCGACAGGAAATCGAAAAGTTTCTGGGACGCAAAATCTTTTTAGGCTTGCACGTCAAGGTGCGCGAACACTGGCGCGATGATGAACGTGTACTCGACGAACTCGGCATTCAGGAATGA